One Paenarthrobacter aurescens TC1 DNA window includes the following coding sequences:
- a CDS encoding putative glycogen debranching enzyme family protein (identified by match to protein family HMM PF06202), with protein sequence MTAWNEDTEAGASELGAVTVVEGSSFCISSHSGDIHGGGSQGAYYQDTRIVSRWILRINGALREPLVARNPTAFQAEYVGRACSADGRFDSPLVVQHQRHVGAGLRDDITIRNYSGQDAPCEIELLIDADLADLFDVKGGRTNKAATPLKKAHKKELHIDSLHSSGQRRGVAFRASGAKVSNDGLRFHISIPARSQWSTSIIAVPLVNGKGPNDPFTETTPLHHTPGVRRHVAWEEHVPRIAVTDANVEEVLERSQRDLGSLRIFDPEHPDRVAVAAGAPWFMALFGRDSLLASYMSLMVDPRLAAGTLQTLAALQGSKVDVDSEEEPGRIPHEVRLGVTAGLSLGGTAYYGTADATPLFVSTLGELSRWGLGSDIIDSLLPHADRAIEWLEQYGDRDGDGFIEYQRPNEHGLINQGWKDSWDGINFADGRMAEAPIALCEVQAYAYAAYVGRSLLARAAGDTAVERRCADRAETLKAAFNEAFWLPDQGYFALALDKDKKPVDSCTSNMGHCLWVGIVDEDKAPLVAERLMSPEMFTGWGIRTLGSDMGAYNPVSYHNGSVWPHDTALVATGLMRYGFVKEASRVASGLFDAAEHFGGQLPELFCGFDRGDFAEPVPYPTACSPQAWAAAAPVQLARILLRFDPDFTRNVLHLAPILPDAYGSFRAENVLLGRSRITVQASGSSGTVSGLPAGLELRSDPRPPLTGDLFG encoded by the coding sequence ATGACCGCTTGGAACGAAGACACCGAAGCCGGGGCGTCAGAGCTGGGTGCCGTCACCGTCGTGGAAGGTTCATCCTTCTGTATCTCCTCGCACTCGGGTGACATTCACGGAGGCGGTTCCCAAGGCGCCTACTACCAGGACACGAGGATCGTTTCGCGCTGGATCCTAAGGATCAACGGGGCGCTCAGGGAGCCATTGGTAGCTCGGAATCCCACCGCGTTCCAGGCTGAGTACGTCGGCCGGGCATGCTCAGCTGACGGCAGGTTCGACAGTCCGCTGGTAGTCCAGCATCAACGGCACGTGGGGGCGGGCCTCCGGGACGACATCACCATCCGGAACTACTCGGGACAGGATGCCCCGTGCGAGATTGAACTGCTGATCGACGCCGACCTCGCCGACCTCTTCGACGTCAAAGGAGGCCGTACCAACAAAGCCGCCACCCCCCTGAAGAAGGCGCACAAGAAGGAGCTCCACATCGATTCGCTCCACTCCAGCGGCCAACGCAGGGGAGTGGCATTCCGGGCCTCCGGCGCCAAAGTGTCCAACGACGGCTTGCGGTTCCACATCAGCATCCCCGCACGCAGCCAATGGTCCACCAGCATCATCGCCGTTCCCCTGGTCAACGGAAAGGGGCCCAACGATCCCTTCACCGAGACCACCCCGCTGCACCACACCCCGGGCGTCCGCCGCCACGTCGCCTGGGAAGAGCATGTTCCCCGGATCGCCGTGACGGACGCCAACGTGGAGGAAGTCCTGGAGCGCAGCCAACGCGACCTGGGCTCGCTGCGCATCTTTGATCCCGAGCATCCGGACCGGGTGGCGGTGGCGGCCGGAGCGCCCTGGTTCATGGCACTGTTCGGACGCGACTCCCTCCTTGCGTCCTACATGTCACTCATGGTGGACCCGCGTCTGGCGGCCGGAACGCTGCAGACCTTGGCCGCGCTCCAAGGCAGCAAAGTGGATGTAGATTCCGAGGAAGAACCCGGGCGCATTCCTCACGAGGTCCGTCTCGGCGTGACCGCCGGGCTCTCGCTGGGCGGGACCGCGTACTACGGAACCGCAGATGCGACGCCCCTGTTCGTCTCCACGCTCGGCGAGCTCAGCAGATGGGGCCTCGGCTCGGATATCATCGACTCCCTCCTCCCGCACGCGGACCGTGCCATCGAATGGCTGGAACAGTACGGAGACCGCGACGGCGACGGCTTCATCGAATACCAAAGGCCCAACGAGCACGGACTGATCAACCAAGGCTGGAAAGACTCCTGGGACGGCATCAACTTCGCCGATGGCCGGATGGCGGAAGCGCCAATAGCCCTCTGCGAGGTGCAAGCCTACGCTTACGCAGCCTACGTAGGCCGATCCCTGCTGGCCCGCGCGGCGGGCGATACCGCCGTCGAACGCCGTTGCGCCGACCGCGCCGAAACACTGAAAGCCGCCTTCAACGAGGCGTTCTGGCTCCCCGATCAGGGCTATTTCGCGCTGGCGCTGGACAAGGACAAGAAGCCCGTGGACTCCTGCACGTCCAACATGGGGCACTGCCTGTGGGTGGGCATCGTGGACGAGGACAAGGCACCGCTGGTGGCCGAGCGGCTGATGTCCCCGGAGATGTTCACCGGGTGGGGCATCCGGACATTGGGGTCCGACATGGGCGCGTACAACCCCGTCAGCTACCACAACGGCTCGGTGTGGCCCCACGACACCGCGCTCGTGGCCACAGGACTCATGCGGTACGGCTTCGTGAAGGAAGCCAGCCGAGTTGCGAGCGGACTGTTCGACGCCGCCGAACACTTCGGCGGTCAGCTTCCGGAGCTTTTCTGCGGCTTTGACCGTGGCGACTTTGCGGAGCCGGTACCGTACCCGACGGCGTGTTCCCCCCAAGCGTGGGCGGCTGCGGCACCCGTTCAACTCGCCCGGATCCTGCTGCGGTTCGACCCTGATTTCACCCGGAACGTGCTGCACCTGGCGCCGATCCTGCCGGACGCTTACGGGTCGTTCCGCGCGGAGAACGTGCTGCTGGGGCGCTCGCGGATCACTGTGCAAGCCTCCGGTTCGTCCGGTACGGTAAGTGGGCTACCGGCCGGGCTTGAACTGCGCTCCGATCCTCGACCGCCACTGACGGGGGACTTGTTCGGCTAG
- a CDS encoding acetyltransferase, GNAT family protein (identified by match to protein family HMM PF00583) yields MTETIRTATTHDAGKLAELAAVTFPLACPPGASRADIQAHLEKTLSEANFTDYLADANITILVLDDGGQLNGYTMLVAKPASDPDVASVLSALPSTELSKCYVHPEHHGKGAASRLISASIADAADKGASGVWLGVNSENAKAIRFYEKSGFQRVGTKSFKLGDSVEHDFVMEHAL; encoded by the coding sequence ATGACCGAGACCATCCGCACCGCCACAACGCACGACGCCGGGAAGCTGGCTGAGCTTGCTGCCGTCACCTTCCCGCTGGCGTGCCCGCCGGGCGCCTCACGGGCGGACATCCAAGCGCACCTCGAAAAGACGTTGAGCGAAGCCAACTTCACGGACTACCTCGCCGATGCGAACATCACCATCCTGGTGCTCGACGACGGCGGGCAGCTCAACGGGTACACCATGCTGGTTGCCAAACCGGCCAGCGACCCCGACGTCGCGTCCGTGCTCTCGGCGCTCCCCTCCACGGAGCTGAGCAAGTGCTACGTCCACCCCGAGCACCACGGCAAAGGCGCTGCATCGCGACTCATCAGCGCCTCGATCGCTGACGCTGCAGATAAAGGTGCGTCAGGAGTCTGGCTCGGCGTCAACAGCGAGAACGCGAAAGCCATCCGTTTCTACGAAAAGAGCGGTTTCCAGCGCGTGGGCACCAAGTCGTTCAAGCTCGGCGACTCCGTAGAGCACGACTTCGTGATGGAGCACGCGCTCTAA